The DNA segment ctacaaacctaacagggatacttcacgcattgcgcaattcgtgaagtatccctgttaggtttgaaggcgcctgtgcgcgtgtcacgctggttgcccgCCGCGCTGCCGCGGTATTTGGCTtgtgcaacacggacatccgcgaagctcgaatagttgcttcaaggcGTTATTACCGACGTCGTCTTGCGTCTGCTCGTTAAGATACTTATGGAGAGTACATTCTaattatactgagagtaaagacactGCAAATCCAGTTCTGATTGGTGtctgtattttaggccttcgtaGTGTTACAAGCGGGAACaaagattgcattttcaccaaCTGCAACGATTACAAACTGGAATGAACCGGGGAATTGGGGGGTATGGCAAGgagcaaatggaatgagagaggaaacggagataggaattcgggaatgcgTTGATCAAAGATCACAAAAAACGTCTGAtttgtgtaatatttattcccgtttgtgactctatgagggggtgttgtcttgactctcagtataaagggactctcgGGAAGTGCACTTGTGCACTTGcacttaaaataataatatattcATTTGACAAAGAACACAATCATACAGGAATATAAAAGGTCAGCTGTCAATATGAAAGAATTAGATTAAAAGTAGTGAATACGTCGCGCGGCGGCGTTCCGTATAAACCTAGCCAAGGAGGATGAAATAGATACAAAATAGAATAGGTGGGGCAAATAAAGACACAGATATTGCCGAGACGGACattattttaggaaaaaacTGTACATTAAAAAAACCATGGAGTAGAGAGTTGGACACCTAAATGTGTTACTTACTAATAAATTAAACATAGGATTATTATTAGCAATGGAGtaagtgaaaataaaataatttctgcTCAAGAGGCAGGGGTGATGCTACAGGGCGAAATGGCCCAATCAGAACGCGGACGATTCACTTGCACTTAATCTgggcaatattttaaaattagtgGTTACTATCTcttttttattagaaaaatagacgtctttttttttattataacagAAAGATTTATTAGAAAATGAACAAGGTGGAATTAGGTTAAGTACTATTAATTATAACGTTAAAATATATGTAATTGACACTCCTGTAAAGGGGTGGCTGTACATTCTTATaagttaataataataatttttaaaaaaaaactatctcttcttctctcttactAATGATTACaatatatattattctatctCTTCTTCTATCTTACCAATGattgttaaatattttctatacatttattattaaatatatttaagtgctgttttattcACGCctagcctagatgctgatcgtcgttaacttaatctaactaactaactatcttACCTGAAGTTCCATCTTGAAAGCCTCGTCGAAACCGGCAAAGGGGCATGTTCCAGCGAGGTCCTTCCGGATGCCCTGGTAGCTAGGGCACCAGACGCCCTCTCGACCCGGTTCGCCGGCCATGGTGCCCCGCCGCGCGATTTCCTCCCTCGGGCACCCGTTCAGTTTGCGACTCGCGTTCAGGTGCATCGCCCGCACAGTGCGCAAGTTCTTGTAGCCCACGCTCTCTGTGTCGAATATATCACAGTCAATCCAGGATTTCACCCGCAGGCCCGTCGATAAGTACCTGAAAGCAAATGCAATTCGAGTCATTTGAACGGAAAACAAGCGGGAAACTTAcatacatcgtcaccttccagctagagtccctttatggaGAGAgcttgagacaacgcggcttatggatgtcacagacgggaataaaggttatacaaatcggacgttttttgaaatctttgatcaacccattcccgaatttctatctccgttccctctctcattcaatttcttccttgccgtaccccctatttcccggtccattccagtttataatatttgcagttggtgaaagtgtaatctttattcccatttgtgatattgcgaaggcctaaaataccgacaccaatcagaaatggattcgcattgtctttactctcattATAATGGGAATGTGCTCTTGATAAGGATCTTAACGAGCAGACGCAAGACGACATCGATATAATAACgccttgaagcaactattcgagcttcgcagatgtccgtgttgcatacgtaaaaattgaaggcgttttacttTACTTGGTTTCTCAGCACCGGCGCACCACATCGCGTGCTGCCAGCAGGAAAAGAGcgctggcgccttcaaacctaacagggatacttcacgcattgtgcaatgcgtgaagtatccctgttaggtttgtaggcgcctatgcgtgtgtcacgctggttgcccgCCGCGCTGCAGAGTGCCACGGCGCGCCGCGCTGCCGCGgtatttgcaatcggtgaaaatgtaatctttattcccgtttgtgacacagtgaaggcctaaaatacgggaaccaatcagaaatggattcgcattgtctttactctcagtgcAAAGGGACTATACTtttggccaaagtatcacaagcctcacgcaacttttcaaaatttcagctgtcattttatttttttacagaggaattgttctacgaagctgtccaaaaatttcactgaattttctttgtgctgccgaatAAAGTCAGTGAAGTTCGTCAATCGTAGTCACCAAATATACGCGTCCTTCCTTCCTCTTCCCTCCATcccttctttatttcttttcccCCTTATTCTTACACCTTTTTTTTGGGCGAACGGGTGGGGCGTTACGCCTCCCCCTGGATCCGTCCatgcagtttttaagaattgacgttgaatagtttttcattaaaaaatgaagtacgagTATACCAAGCCTATAACGCTGAAGCCGAGATGAGTGGTTTGGGAGTTCCAGTGTCGATATGAGCATTgacatctttttaaaaaattacctcaaatttcgtttttttaattgCAAACTTTACACCGTTTTAATTCTGACTCGCTGCTCTGTTGcgaaaaattccttaaattttatcATTTGGACTGAGGTTCTCTTTCCCATGGGCAACCACGCATGCCTCCAatgaatcgtattcgatacatcgaacaggtgagattgtatcgaaaTAGATTGGTTCAACACGTAAACATAGCCTCCAAAGTCAATTGAGTATAATCTATGGGAACGGGTTTTCTGTGATACATTCTTTATGCTTGTGTGCATCACATGACAATGAAAAGAGAAATTGTTAGGAATGTTCtcttttcagcttttctaactcaaatcataaaatttttgtttgaggttgtATTCTATTGTTTCGGaccgaacgatacatcgaaccactatcgaatacaatcAATTAATATGTGTTTAAATATTTACCTTTTGAAGGCTTTATAAGGTGTGTGCGAATTTCCGGTGAATATTAAAGGCTCGAGGGTTCTATCAGGAAGAAACAGCAGGTACAAAGAGACCATCTCGGCGAAGTTGATTCCGAAGTAGTACTTGTGGCCGAACTGACGACCAAGTTGATACTTCTTCTTGTCAAACCAGCTTGGCACATCCTCAATAGGCACTTGAAAGCTGTCAGGCAGCCCGACCTTCGTCCCGTCCCTGATTAGCCTTGAAAATGGGAAGGatatatttcattaaaattgcaaaatacaagGTCGTAAAAAGAAATGTACGTGCAGATCATGTCTCCACATCGACGATAGAAGGATGTTTTACTTTACTTTGTCAACGTGGAGTGTCAGGTTCTGTTAAAAAAAGTACCATCAGCTAATTGCTAAAAAcatacaatggagaatttgcacgcaaatttttcattgcttcatctgagagtgcttaaagatcTGTTTTCGCagtaattattattattgtttcctGATACGCGAATTTGTAGAATGATCGATTAAAGTGAGTAAATGTGCCGCCTTTTGACGTAATCTGGTAGccttttccatttaaacacatgtattttagtaaattggatcattttgtcatatatcCTCCAATTATTGTTTAACTCATGAACCATAAGGCTATCTTTGAGTTTAGTTCACTTAGTCGATTCCGCccaaacacaaaattcatcaaatttgagACAACTGCGAATTCTTCACTGTGGTGGATACAAAACAATCAACGCCTACGTAGGTAATACGgcctaaactcaaaattgaaggcgttttataagCATGCAGAATGAGTTGCAATTCTCTCAAACAAGATACAACAGGAAATCAGATCAGTAAAATTGAATGGTTCATTTCTGCAGTAGTATACTTTTTCCTATTATTCAGGTCTACGAAACAAAGTTTTAAGTAATAAACAGCTGAGATATGATTTTGTGCGTACATATTGTATTCGTTGCCCTACCTATCAAcaattaagatccaaaattttccctccactttctgaTCTCAATACCacactttcaaagttttttcatgaaatctctctctctttttcaaacgaaataatctccaaatttaatgtatttctttccttgtcctattttttaattttgtgcactacccttttgtgacccctactttttaatttttttaaattctgtactacACTATTTTGATCTATCCTCTAAGGTATTAATGGCTCAAATGTTAAAatcaccaaataaacgtatctaccaaccaaccaaccaaccattcGTTTTTAATAAAAGTCTACCAGGATTTCAGCAAAAAGTGTCCATCGTTTCAATGTTTTCTTTTCCCGCAATAGATGCACCATAAATGTTTATTATTAGTACCCATTTTtttaccacactgaaaaaaaattctcggcgcttttaccaaggtccgttggtacctttaccatctcactttttttaccaattattggcaattttaccaagacagactggtaagcttacctaaaaaccggtatttttactgttttttttttcaggtaagaataccgcttttattggtaatcaattcccggtaactttgccattttatctcagtaattttaccacagtcgataaaaaatataggCGTTTTTACTGGgaatcagtaaaattaccgagaaagtcaataattttaccgagatttttcggtaaaattaccaattccataaatggtaattttacttaGAAAAAACTgtgatcaaatagaaccctgaattcttggtaattttacccttttcttgataaatacaccgagatttttttttcagtgcatgaaaTCTAAAAATTCTTTATTATTACTTCAAGAATTCCGCAGCTCCATCGGGCAGGCTCGCGAGGACTTCCTCCGGGAGGTGCGCGGTTATGGGCGAGGTGATCCTGTCTGAAGAGGGTGAGTCCGTCGAGCTGACAGAATTTGTATCGGAGGTTGATGAGAGGTTGTCATCGGACGAGTTGAAGCCGCTGTCGTTCTTACCCTTCGACGGGTCGGCGTCCTTCCGGGGGTCCCTCAGGGCGCAAAGGGATTCGCCCTCTTCGGAGGAGGCATAACCGGGCTCCTTGAAGGCGCTCTCTGCCTCCGTTTTTATCGTCATATTTAAGGCGTGGGCCTCTCTCTAACCGAAAAAGCCCATCCCTCGTCTTGATCTTTTGTCAGAGGTTTCGTCTGGAATCTCGTTTTTTTCACTCTGAAACAAATGATAAGGAAGTGattaggatttgaggaaaattagtCATGCATTTTAGAAGATATTTTTGGCAAATAAGACCCAATTACTTGGCCCTTGTAATATTTTGCAAATAATACGATGGTGGTACTGCGCAAGTAGTACATTGCAGCGAAAATATTGgtataattttgaactttgtgcactcaaattgcaatttaaaaagaaaaagaaaacaactctttttttcccttcaaattgcaatatttttacatcatttggtcaATAATTACCGATTTTAAAGAATTATCAAAATGAGCTTCATGTGTGAGAAGGTAGGTGGTGTGCACTGCGAAATAAATAGCAGCTTGTTTCAATTAGAGGGGCCCCTTCAATCAATGAATGGGCAACAAACTTAACACTCAGACACAGAAGCACTAGTGGTGCTACTTCTAGTAACtacaaaatatgtaaatatgTATACTACTCGGGTATACAATGTCTGAAACGAACACCTAGCATAAAATTGCGTTAATCTTTCTGTAAAGAATAGTTATTGACGGTTTTTATCGCAATTAAACCACGACAAATCTCGTGTACAATATCCGTATTGATTTTAACGGTTTTACGGAAATGGGAACTTTAGTACCACTCTATCTACCCTTTTTCCCTATTTATCCCAGCGGtgggttgaaaattttactaggCACCAGAGTCGTTTAGTACAATATCTGTGCAAGGTTTGGTCCAAAATTAAGACGGGGCCAAAatcgttttgtttttcttttgaacaACCTCTTTGCTTCAATTTGATAAAAAGAGAAATCATTCAACAGGTGGCACCTCCTCGTCACGTCAGATTCAAATCTCACTTTACGTCACCAAAACGCCCTCTAATTATTCATGATAAGAAAATACACACCCACACATCAGCATCAGCTTCTTTATCAGTACCTCGTAACCGCGGCAACCTTTGATTAAGTGACATCACATTCCAGTTTCATTTCGTTCCTGCGTTAGTTTCAACTCCCGAACGATGAAAATGGGGATCCGAAATACATTTTTACATCCATCGTATTTTTCATTCCCAGATTTAAGTTTGATACAGTAATATAATTTGTTAAAATGAAGTTGCATCTGAAAATCAGTAGTCTCCCAGGCCTTTTCTTTAGTTTAGGTCTGTTTTTGGTaagttttcacatttttcatgtCAAATCATTATGGTAATTTCTATACATTCACTTTTTTTGGTCACTCTAAGCGAGCGACTCTGCTATAACCTGGTTTGACTTTCCCTTAAATACAAGAGAGTGGATCCCCCTTCGCATGAGAATTATGCTCCACATGAGATATTCAACAGACTAAGGTAAAGACAATACACTGGAGTTCGCAGGAATATAACACTAGAGTGATAAAATAGATACAATTTCTTTTATGCTGATGTGCAGGGACCAATTCTCAAAACACGATCCTGTACCTCGCACAATTCGTCTAAAAAGTAGTCAGTAGGCAAATTTTCGCTAAAGGATTTggtcgaagtttttaacttactgcCACCCTCCGTTAcaacaaaatgaaattccctccggacgacgcacagtggattgattcaatcagagaagtcggacgtGAGATTTCTgactgaaactgaaaattttgatgtttatttcgtcaaattgtaaattttaaggagggcctcttaaagaaaatttcacaaggaaatcaatagaaccacttttaaagtgttaaaattttgtgtaaacggagttataagcttttaaagtttccaaattttgtccaacctctcctattgactcgatccattgtgcgatgGTGCACCTACAACATTGggttttcatgctggcagcaatgacgaccacatccaaaattccCGACCCACCTCCCGAGGTGGGTTGAAAAGTGGATGAACGAaaacgattttcaaaattcatcaagcagcTAAGTTTAGTTCTTGACAGCATCAGAGCATTCTTCTCCTTTGGTATGCAATCTCTCCGATCTGGTCAAAAAACTCGACAAAATCCTCTCTCAAAAATTCGCTTATTGCTATTAAACtcatttttcccctctttttagGTATGGATCTCGATCACGGACTGCAAAACGACCGACAAGTATTTCGGCAACCAAAACGAGCCTCTGAAGCAAGACATAGCGCAATACCTGCAAGCCCTAGAAAACTTCGAGATCAACAACAGCAGCTTCCAAGAGCTGACATCGAGCATCAAAAACTTCTTCAAATACATCAACTTCAGACGACAAGACGAACTGGCCTCCTTGCTCTTCACGTACGCCAAGTTACGACCGGACTTGTTTCCTCTCGTACAGGAACGTAAAGTCGCGTACAAGAAGTTCGCGCACGGCAAAACCAACATCGTCATCAGGAGAAACGACAGTGTCCTGTTCATGATCTTCACGAGTCGGCCAGGGGTCGAATGGATGCGCAAAAAGATCATCATGGTCGAGGAGAAAAAGGCCGATAAGAAAAAAGATGCGGCGGCAGAAGGAATTATAGACATAAGAGATATAGATTTCAAGCCGGAGAAAAAGCCGAgacaaggaaataaaaatgtAGGGAAGCAAGGGAAGGGGAGGGAGGAAAAGGAGAATAAGGTTAGGAGGGCACCTGGGATGCATTTCAAAGGGATCGACGGGGTACTTAAGCATTGGGTGCTGGTGCAACTGAAGTGGCCGAGGACAGACGATGCGCTTTCCAACTGCACGCTGGTGGCTGAGTATCGATGGGACAACGTTGTGGGCCAAACGTACTCGGAAACTCTGATGGAGCAGCTGGAAATCAACCCAGGGCCTCCTCAACCTAAAGCCTGAGAGACTTGAGTAATTTGatctattttatttgtttttatttgttcGGTTTGGTTTGAAAATCTCGcacgaaaattaaattaatttagggAGCATGcgccataggcggatccaaggggAGAGGGGAAGGGCGTGCTGCCATGCTataggaaaacgccgtatgacccctcatacgttgccaaatttccttcgataaatcaagcatttttaagaaaatttgtgaatattttccctccgattttCCATGGAatttataactttcttcaaaagtaagtagaaattttcatttcatcgtTCCATATTAATTTGTCAAATTAAAGTTAGACTAAAAAGATCTAATCTTTAACAAGACAAATAACTAAATAAAAGTATGtcaattacactgataaaatgattaaactaaTTATCTTTGTCTTTATTATAATCAATTTAATTTATCTCACTAGTATTTATTAActaattaaaagttaaaaattaattaaaattaaatttctaaaaaatataattaaatatagccaaaaaaaattataaaaatttaatttaagtaaaGATAATAATCTTTTACCTTTTGTATCAGGGttaatttctcagtaaaatttctctaaggagaaatttggcaacgttcgaatgctcacacggcgtcctccttagcacggcagccagCGTAGGGGGCGCACGCCCCTCACCGTTCGCCCGAAAatgggaggaagaaaaagggaaggaaggaagaaggaaTAAGGAATGGATAATATAGGAAGGAAACAAGTAGCTTgaatttggtaattattcattaaaaaattgactctaaTTGCATATTATATTACTtcgatgcttcaaaaattcagaattttttgggTGAGGTTCCCGGCCCGACTCCCTTCCGACCCCCTCGCGTTCAAGATGTCCAGATCCGCCTATGACATGCACAAAGCCGTATTGACATTTTCAAAGTGAGAAGAATCTGGTTTCATTCATAATGTACTAAATAGAATGGACTTAATCTTATCTCCAATCAGCTGTGAACAACTTTAGTTATATCATTTTTAatcgattgtttttttttttttttttttttttttttttttttttttttgtgggccATCAATTTGTAATAACTGACTCTGGATGTTGAGTGAgcctaattttcatttttaatcataGTTGCTCGAAAAGAGCTTATGGTTTTCTATTTGGTCTAGTGTAATAAAAACTACTTGTAGTATGCAGGTATATTTGCAAATTAAGGGGTTTCCGTTCCTTCCTTTTACTTTACATTTACTTCTGGTAAGTAATATTCTtcatgagtaaatttatgaGCAATGACTTTAGCAAAATTGATCGCGATAAAGATTTTCATAATTACTGGAACCTTGCCTCATCTACGCTTATCAGTGCAATTTTATAAACTTATGCATGTTCGCAATATCAGCACTTCCGCTTCGGAATACGCTCTCCTTCATTTGGGTAAGTAGGCAAAAACGGCCGTCACGCATCAAATTAGTAACCCGGTTTAATATTACCCGGTGACCCATTGATTTACATTTATGCAACATTTTAATAcgcatttcaaatttcaaatttcaaaatgttcattgtaacccataatttttaaatgagCTCTGATATCTTGTTTAATATTCTTGATTCTGTGATATCATTCCAGATAGAGTTCCGGGGCGTGAAATGTCAGGAGGGGCTGGATGATTATTTTGCCAAAACAAACGAGACATTGAAAAAAGACGCGAGCCAATACTTGAAAGCGCtggaagttttcgaaaaaaccAATTCTAGCTTTGAATCCTTGACGACATCCATTAGGCACTTATTCAAGCACATAGATCTTTCCAGACAGGATGAACTGTCCTCGGTTTTATACGCATTCCCGAAACTGCGACCAGACCTCTTCCCCTTAGTTGAGGAGCGGAAGATTTCCCAAAGAGAATCCTCTCACAGAATATCGAACGTCTCCATCAAGAGGAAGGATGACCTTTTCTTCATATTCTTCCCCACTCGTACAAACGTGGAATGGATGTTCAAAAGCATAAATTACACGGAcggaaaaatgttttacaaaacgGTTTCGGAGCCAATCAAGGATTTGGTTATGGTGCAGCTAACCTGGGAAAAATCGGCTGCGTTTAAGGAAAATCGAACGCTGACGGCAGAGTATCGATGGGCTCCGCATAAGGATAGTAAAAATGTTGCGTTTGTAACACAAGAATTCAAGAGTGATGATGAAGAATAGTGAATTTATAAATGgaaacaaggaaaattattaCAGAGTGTTTATTCTTCTTCAGATCATCTTGTGAAGCATTTTTCATACGTCAAAAAACAactacaacaacaacaaaacaacATCAAAACTCACAACGACAaaactttaaaacttaaaaggttcagtgaatcgacgatgtaagtcggcaatcacataactcgtttgcggtgtctgaaaatctccacctctacgttatttttttaaaggagaacaaattgacatcattccttgaagtttatgcagaattttcctcgcacagagaagaaaaattacggcagttttgaagaatttccatggagtagttttccgtttaaaagataaagtatgacaggaaatctgcgacgtcgcaaaccgagttatgtgattgccgacttacaccatcgaaatGTCTCTTTGTTAAGTTTTTAAGCCTTTAAGTCTTTGAATTTCCTAAGTGTTTGTCTGTTTTTTTATAAAAGACCGTTGTTTCATCAACCATTCTATTTcgtaaattaaacatttttatttgtgACTTTTTTAATTCGTTAGTTGACGTTAGTACACAACGAATAATTTCAATTCCCCAAAGCTTATTCTTTCCGACACTCTAAAAAATTATTGCCGGCTTAGTTGGTCAGTGTCGCAAAGCAGATAAGTTTATGCTTATTAAGAGTGCGACAAAATAGTTGCACGGCACCTAATGGAAAGGTATTGGTATGAGCGCACCGAGCGCAAAAGCGACGTTTTGACAGCTTcatgtcgtcgctcctctaacgtaagtgcgtatatctcgattttcacgtgagccctgttctccatataatTCAATGCTTCCCACGGATCATGTAAGaacagagatacgcccttacgtcagaataACGGCGATGCAGTAGGCCACGGCGCGCTTCTTTGTGCAAGAAAAgtcagagtgccttcaattattaggtatgcaacgcggacagcCCAGaagcacgaataattgcattTAGGCGCTGACATTGCTGTTCCGCCATATCAATCTACTAATATACTAACCGAAAGCGGTTTCTACAGtttccgttttaaaaatattatagtTTTATTCATTCTTCACGTAAAAGAGCATAAGTTTCTCCCctcgtacacggagaaaagagATTGGTGGCCGCAACCAGGAAAAGGGCTATGTTTACCAACTCGCCTATTTCGTTTCCGTCATAGCTACACTCCTGTTTGATCCGAACAAAGCGGGTTGGTAAGTATAGCTAACGGTGTCACGGGCGGGCGGGTTGCCTTCTCCGACTACGCGGGTTGGTAAATCTTGCCAAGTATTAAAGTTTCACTCCTTACTCGTATTGTTATGTAAGAATAAACGCCTGGTAGGCTTTATTGAATGCCTGGTTTACAGAATGAATCGAGATTGTTCCAGCTCCAATCTGGCGGCACACAAAAACTGGGGCTTGTAACAGAGGTGTTGGAAAAGAGCCCTTTTCCCCCAAATAAAACGATTATGCACAATTAAACTCACCGAAaccgtgaaaaatgaaaaagattaaTCTCTCGGAGGCTAATCCAGTGTATTTTGGCGACATTATTTTTTCACCTTTGTCGGGGTTCGAACCTACAACCTACCTAATACTAGCCGAGAACCCTAAGCATTAAGCTAAAACCGAGCGATAATCATCGCGACGAAAAATCGGCATATAACTTTGATTTTGTCGAAAAACTAGAATTTCTGCAATCAACTTAGATTTTTCCGCCAAGATGTACAATATATTATGAGATCCATACCGatttacttgcaattttttgctaagGCCTaaatttcatataattttgttatttattaggtagattttttaaatttatttttattttacctaattaattaatttttttacttaatactGTACTGTTTGCTATTTTTAATTCATCTAGCTCATTTACGCaggtactttattttctttgttatttaatttaatctttAAGAACTCAATGGATAGAGCCTGATCGAATTCTGAACTAACACTTGACTTTCACTAGTTTTCACTGGAAACACCTAATTTTTCCATCTGaagaaacattttcagaaaagaacAAGTATAACTTCTTAGTTTGTAATTAGTAATTGGAGCATGGAAACAACAAATACACATACTTATCTACATCAGTAAAATTGTTATTAGGATCTTAAGCAAGAAATGCAGAAGTCACTAGAGTGTACATAAATTTACTTACATCAGAATTAATATCTCGAATTTGATTCTCCCACCAATTCTTTTTAGAAATGCAACTTATTTCATAGTACGCATTACCTTCAAATAAGTGTATGTTGAAAGTTCCAGATTGGTCGTA comes from the Bemisia tabaci chromosome 7, PGI_BMITA_v3 genome and includes:
- the LOC109035328 gene encoding uncharacterized protein, with product MTIKTEAESAFKEPGYASSEEGESLCALRDPRKDADPSKGKNDSGFNSSDDNLSSTSDTNSVSSTDSPSSDRITSPITAHLPEEVLASLPDGAAEFLKLIRDGTKVGLPDSFQVPIEDVPSWFDKKKYQLGRQFGHKYYFGINFAEMVSLYLLFLPDRTLEPLIFTGNSHTPYKAFKRYLSTGLRVKSWIDCDIFDTESVGYKNLRTVRAMHLNASRKLNGCPREEIARRGTMAGEPGREGVWCPSYQGIRKDLAGTCPFAGFDEAFKMELQDAEATRLYFSQTDMSITQFGFVGLVLLYPGKFGAGSATDEELEGFAHLWRCIGYLLGIEDRFNFCQGTLAEIRQRTAYTLDFLIKPRFKDAGPDWEHMSRCMVEGISYYIPGVTFEVSLSYMCWALDIQIPSVSTKLTVVQNFFFGLTKLFFCHTSRIPAVLRFHNYLLRNALQKVQKQPREWHEKLESKKYDYQKTGGRDHFAQIGNELPVLS
- the LOC109035329 gene encoding uncharacterized protein, producing MKLHLKISSLPGLFFSLGLFLVWISITDCKTTDKYFGNQNEPLKQDIAQYLQALENFEINNSSFQELTSSIKNFFKYINFRRQDELASLLFTYAKLRPDLFPLVQERKVAYKKFAHGKTNIVIRRNDSVLFMIFTSRPGVEWMRKKIIMVEEKKADKKKDAAAEGIIDIRDIDFKPEKKPRQGNKNVGKQGKGREEKENKVRRAPGMHFKGIDGVLKHWVLVQLKWPRTDDALSNCTLVAEYRWDNVVGQTYSETLMEQLEINPGPPQPKA